The following proteins come from a genomic window of Pseudomonas hygromyciniae:
- a CDS encoding GNAT family N-acetyltransferase codes for MSEALSIHHDQAGHQFETNVDGHRAYLTYMDLGKQTLDIYRTFVPNALRGRGIAAALTEEALQYAESMGYTVIPSCSYVERYMERHQRHAAKL; via the coding sequence ATGAGCGAGGCGTTGTCCATCCACCATGACCAGGCTGGTCATCAGTTCGAGACCAATGTGGACGGTCATCGTGCCTATCTGACCTACATGGACCTGGGGAAACAGACCCTGGATATCTACCGCACGTTTGTGCCCAATGCCCTGCGTGGGCGCGGCATTGCTGCTGCGCTGACCGAAGAGGCGCTGCAATACGCCGAGAGCATGGGTTATACGGTGATCCCGTCCTGTTCCTATGTGGAGCGCTACATGGAGCGCCACCAGCGCCATGCGGCGAAGCTGTGA
- a CDS encoding Gldg family protein — MRNLMHFGMTLIVIALLFLAFNLVWALKLPNYRLDLSEKKIHTLSPSTQALLAGLESPMDVYFFNASHASKSEALKSYGAYIALLLKTYESASKGNVTLHLIDPEPFSEEEYKAESLGLDRKPGLFGLIGTRANHEPQKIQRFDPAQANFLEYEISQLIHNVARQEQPVIGLICGITVDGSRDERNQQIAPPWQLLKELRGQFNLMSLGSDISRIPGHVKTLMVVQPARLPEQTLFAIDQFVLAGGKLMMFIDPLDDPGSTTENPGQQSLLTAWGVQIPANQVLADSLYATPVVVASGQTPVRHPGALTLPREAMAQHDISTWGVDRVTLLNSGTLMPLKKSRTTFTPLLQSSGQAYTFDGARFAQQDGFDSMLSEASIRGRPNVIAARIQGPAYSAFPDGINGQKATLQKAANIHVVLVADTDVLSDRVWLAARTADGQQAQRPGNARFVFNTLDNLAAPDTLSAINPRASDAQQPGLLDNMRNEAAQSYRKKASLLEQRLDQAEKEWQTLNTPSSMLGSQALSSSTLLQALNKERLRLRMELHTLEKEAYKDVRQLEHTVALLTIIPVPLVVSLLGLGVLMSHRRRQHPPAAAFY, encoded by the coding sequence ATGAGGAACCTCATGCACTTCGGCATGACGTTGATCGTCATCGCCCTGCTTTTTCTTGCCTTCAATCTGGTTTGGGCACTGAAGCTGCCCAATTATCGTCTGGACCTCTCAGAGAAAAAAATCCATACCCTGTCGCCTTCGACGCAGGCCCTGCTCGCGGGGCTTGAAAGCCCCATGGACGTATATTTTTTCAACGCCAGCCACGCCAGTAAAAGTGAAGCATTGAAAAGTTATGGCGCGTACATCGCCCTGCTGCTCAAGACCTATGAAAGCGCATCAAAGGGCAACGTTACGCTGCACCTGATTGACCCTGAACCCTTTTCAGAGGAGGAGTACAAGGCAGAGTCATTGGGCCTGGATAGAAAGCCGGGGCTATTTGGGCTCATCGGTACCCGTGCCAACCATGAACCTCAGAAAATCCAACGATTCGACCCGGCCCAGGCGAACTTCCTGGAGTATGAGATCAGCCAATTGATCCACAATGTCGCACGCCAGGAACAACCAGTAATCGGCCTGATCTGCGGAATAACCGTGGACGGCAGCCGGGATGAACGCAATCAGCAAATCGCACCACCATGGCAGTTGCTCAAGGAACTGCGCGGTCAGTTCAATCTGATGAGCCTGGGCAGCGACATTTCGCGCATCCCCGGGCACGTCAAGACCTTGATGGTGGTCCAGCCCGCTCGACTACCGGAACAGACCCTTTTTGCCATTGATCAATTTGTCCTGGCAGGGGGCAAGTTGATGATGTTTATCGACCCCCTGGATGATCCGGGCTCAACCACCGAGAACCCAGGCCAGCAAAGCCTGCTCACCGCATGGGGCGTACAGATTCCGGCGAACCAGGTATTGGCAGACAGCCTTTATGCAACGCCGGTAGTAGTCGCGAGTGGCCAAACACCCGTACGCCATCCTGGGGCGCTGACCCTCCCCCGGGAGGCAATGGCGCAGCACGATATCAGCACCTGGGGCGTTGACAGGGTAACGCTGTTGAATTCCGGTACGCTCATGCCCCTGAAAAAAAGCCGCACCACCTTCACGCCGTTGCTCCAGAGCTCAGGGCAAGCCTATACGTTCGATGGCGCACGCTTCGCCCAACAGGATGGATTCGACTCCATGCTCAGCGAGGCCTCCATTCGCGGCCGGCCGAATGTGATCGCAGCACGGATACAGGGCCCCGCCTATTCCGCCTTTCCTGACGGCATCAATGGCCAGAAAGCGACGTTGCAAAAGGCCGCCAATATCCATGTGGTACTGGTTGCCGACACTGACGTGCTCAGTGACCGCGTCTGGCTGGCCGCACGCACTGCCGATGGACAACAAGCGCAGCGCCCGGGCAATGCCAGGTTTGTCTTCAATACCCTGGATAACCTGGCGGCGCCTGACACACTAAGCGCTATCAACCCTCGTGCGAGCGACGCGCAACAGCCAGGGTTGCTGGACAACATGCGCAACGAGGCTGCGCAGTCCTACCGGAAAAAAGCCAGCCTCCTGGAGCAACGCCTGGATCAGGCCGAAAAGGAATGGCAGACGCTGAACACGCCATCATCAATGCTGGGGAGCCAGGCCCTCTCCTCCAGCACGCTGCTGCAGGCGCTTAACAAAGAACGCCTGCGCCTGCGCATGGAGCTTCACACCCTGGAAAAGGAAGCCTACAAGGACGTCCGACAGTTGGAACACACCGTGGCACTGCTCACTATCATCCCTGTTCCGTTGGTAGTGAGCCTGCTAGGGCTGGGGGTTCTCATGTCGCACCGTCGTCGCCAACATCCACCTGCCGCAGCATTCTATTGA
- a CDS encoding ABC transporter ATP-binding protein, with amino-acid sequence MIEITNLTKKTGRTMTIDNLTFSASPRECLGLFGHDGAGKSTLLKLLSGAIPITSGTIKIYGTDISTHPIKAKKTIGYQPESALGHGNMTVKNFLGFMAEIRGLRGLEKRKMVDRAITRLELWRVLDSPIATLPQGHQRKVALAQAILHDPRLLLLDEPTAGLDPLQKQKVGTLIQSLAEEMTVIVASRNPEEFSCICQRALVIAEGRLLADAPISELQRSSHHYQAITLAADTPLDLLALAVLPGVAGIEEHRHAAGSVTVLAMPGQIIYPHVNALVANRRWKINTLSLEPGRLSDVIHHLSQEALN; translated from the coding sequence ATGATCGAAATAACAAATCTAACAAAAAAAACCGGACGAACAATGACCATTGACAACTTGACGTTTAGCGCTAGCCCCCGCGAATGTCTAGGATTGTTTGGACATGATGGCGCAGGCAAAAGCACATTACTCAAATTGCTTTCAGGCGCTATTCCGATAACTTCCGGCACGATAAAAATATATGGCACGGATATCTCCACCCATCCCATAAAGGCGAAAAAAACAATAGGTTATCAACCTGAATCGGCACTCGGCCACGGCAACATGACAGTCAAGAACTTCCTGGGTTTCATGGCCGAGATACGCGGGCTCCGTGGCCTGGAAAAACGCAAGATGGTTGATCGGGCAATCACCCGCCTGGAGCTCTGGCGAGTACTTGACTCACCTATCGCAACCCTTCCTCAAGGGCACCAGCGCAAAGTGGCGCTGGCCCAAGCCATCCTGCATGACCCCAGACTGCTGTTGCTCGATGAGCCCACCGCTGGCCTGGATCCTCTGCAAAAACAAAAGGTCGGGACGCTCATCCAGTCCCTGGCCGAAGAAATGACGGTCATTGTCGCCTCACGCAATCCCGAAGAGTTCTCCTGTATCTGTCAGCGGGCGCTGGTTATAGCCGAGGGAAGATTGCTGGCCGATGCCCCCATCAGCGAGCTACAGCGCAGTTCGCACCATTACCAGGCAATCACTCTGGCCGCCGATACCCCCCTGGACCTGCTGGCACTGGCCGTGCTCCCGGGAGTGGCTGGCATCGAAGAACACCGGCATGCCGCCGGCAGCGTGACCGTGCTCGCGATGCCGGGGCAAATCATCTATCCACACGTCAATGCCCTGGTTGCCAACCGTCGCTGGAAGATCAACACCCTGAGCCTTGAGCCGGGGCGCCTGAGCGATGTCATCCACCACTTGAGCCAGGAGGCACTCAATTGA
- the greB gene encoding transcription elongation factor GreB — protein sequence MSTKLITKEGHEALKKELDYLWREKRPDTTRKVTWAASLGDRSENADYQYNKKLLREIDRRVRYLRKRLEDMRVVEYMPEQEGKVFFGAWVDIENEQGETKRFRIVGYDEIYERMDYISIDSPMARALLRKEVDDEAIVQTPSGEMCWWITGIEYIR from the coding sequence TTGAGTACCAAGCTGATTACCAAAGAAGGTCATGAAGCGCTGAAGAAAGAGCTTGATTACCTGTGGCGAGAAAAGCGTCCTGATACCACGCGCAAAGTGACTTGGGCAGCTTCGCTGGGAGATCGCAGCGAGAACGCCGACTACCAGTACAACAAGAAGCTGTTGCGCGAAATCGATCGCCGGGTGCGTTACCTGCGCAAGCGCCTGGAAGATATGCGGGTGGTGGAATACATGCCCGAGCAGGAGGGCAAGGTGTTCTTCGGGGCTTGGGTGGATATCGAGAACGAGCAGGGGGAAACCAAGCGTTTTCGAATCGTGGGCTATGACGAGATTTATGAGCGCATGGACTACATTTCTATCGACTCACCCATGGCCAGGGCCTTGCTGCGTAAAGAGGTGGATGATGAAGCCATTGTGCAGACACCAAGCGGCGAAATGTGCTGGTGGATCACCGGCATCGAGTACATCAGGTAG
- a CDS encoding ABC transporter ATP-binding protein: MGACILTAQNLSKVVPSAEGELTILHELSLELNKGDSLAIVGSSGSGKSTLLGLLAGLDLPSSGEVTLAGQALSVLDEDQRARIRAEHVGFVFQSFQLLDSLNALENVMLPLELDGRKDARERARHLLERVGLGQRLTHSPRQLSGGEQQRVAIARAFAAEPDVLFADEPTGNLDSHTGERISDLLFELNKENGTTLVLVTHDERLAHRCRRLIRLEAGLMVEPLEP, translated from the coding sequence ATGGGCGCATGCATTCTCACCGCGCAGAACCTTAGCAAAGTGGTTCCCAGCGCGGAAGGTGAACTGACCATCCTGCACGAACTGAGCCTGGAACTGAACAAGGGCGATAGCCTGGCCATCGTCGGTAGCTCCGGTTCCGGAAAATCCACGCTCCTTGGCCTGCTGGCCGGGCTCGACCTGCCCAGCAGCGGTGAAGTCACCCTCGCCGGCCAGGCCCTGAGCGTCCTCGACGAGGATCAACGGGCACGTATCCGCGCCGAACACGTCGGCTTTGTGTTCCAGTCGTTCCAGTTGCTCGACAGCCTCAATGCCCTGGAAAACGTCATGCTGCCCCTGGAGTTGGACGGGCGCAAAGACGCCCGCGAACGCGCCAGGCACTTGCTCGAACGGGTCGGTCTGGGCCAGCGCCTGACCCATTCGCCCCGCCAACTCTCCGGTGGCGAGCAGCAACGCGTGGCGATTGCCCGGGCATTCGCTGCCGAGCCGGACGTGTTGTTTGCCGATGAACCCACCGGCAACCTCGACAGCCACACCGGCGAGCGCATCAGTGACCTGCTGTTTGAACTCAATAAAGAAAACGGTACCACTCTGGTACTGGTGACCCACGACGAGCGCCTGGCCCATCGCTGCCGACGCCTGATCCGCCTTGAAGCCGGCCTGATGGTCGAGCCCCTGGAGCCTTGA
- a CDS encoding arylesterase, whose translation MRIWFLSAGLALMCMAQNAAAGTVLIVGDSISAGFGLDTSKGWVALLEQRLKQEGFDDKVVNASISGDTSAGGLARLPAALAEHKPDVVVIELGGNDGLRGQPPAQLQQNLASMIDQSKAGGAKVLLLGMQLPPNYGPRYTTAFAEVYGVLAKEKNVPLVPFFLEGVGGDPQMMQADQLHPAVGAQAKLLENVWPTLKPLL comes from the coding sequence ATGCGAATATGGTTTTTGAGTGCTGGCCTGGCCCTGATGTGCATGGCCCAGAACGCAGCGGCGGGTACTGTCCTGATCGTTGGCGATAGTATCAGTGCCGGTTTCGGCCTGGATACCAGCAAAGGGTGGGTCGCACTGCTGGAGCAGCGCCTCAAGCAGGAGGGTTTCGACGATAAAGTGGTCAACGCCTCCATCAGCGGCGACACCAGCGCCGGAGGCTTGGCGCGGCTGCCGGCGGCGCTTGCAGAGCATAAGCCCGACGTGGTGGTTATCGAGTTGGGGGGGAACGACGGCTTGCGCGGGCAGCCCCCGGCGCAATTGCAACAAAATCTTGCGTCGATGATTGACCAGTCCAAGGCCGGTGGCGCCAAGGTGTTGCTGTTGGGGATGCAGTTGCCGCCCAATTATGGCCCGCGATACACCACCGCATTTGCCGAAGTCTATGGTGTGTTGGCCAAGGAAAAAAACGTCCCCCTGGTGCCGTTTTTCCTTGAAGGTGTGGGGGGCGATCCGCAGATGATGCAGGCTGATCAACTGCACCCGGCAGTCGGCGCCCAGGCCAAGTTGCTGGAAAATGTCTGGCCGACGCTAAAACCGCTGTTATGA
- a CDS encoding ABC transporter permease: protein MKRLPVIFKRQLSSYLSNPTTYFGIAIFLMANTVLGLHVGNFLENTPENLHAFFQFHPWLYLFFIPFISTLLWANEHKDDAFYFASTLPVSAFELTLGKFLAAWTLCALTILLNFPLIITIDYLGIAEYSTMLAQFIGSWLLAGAYLSFACLICVLAYNRLIIFTITLALLLAVSTLSLVLDMLDHQAPIWVIDSLISLNPQIRFSAIDSGLLTLHDTLYFISMIIAFLTATTLTLNFRKS, encoded by the coding sequence TTGAAACGTCTACCCGTGATATTCAAGCGGCAACTGAGCAGTTACTTATCGAACCCGACTACTTACTTTGGCATCGCGATCTTCTTGATGGCCAACACCGTGCTCGGCTTGCATGTAGGAAACTTCTTGGAAAACACTCCGGAAAACTTACACGCGTTTTTTCAGTTCCATCCTTGGCTTTATCTTTTTTTCATTCCTTTTATTTCAACACTGCTTTGGGCGAACGAGCACAAAGACGATGCCTTCTACTTTGCAAGCACACTGCCAGTATCTGCCTTCGAGCTGACACTGGGCAAATTTTTGGCCGCCTGGACCCTCTGCGCGTTAACGATTTTATTGAACTTCCCGCTGATCATTACCATAGACTACCTGGGCATAGCGGAGTATTCGACCATGCTGGCCCAGTTCATCGGGAGTTGGCTACTGGCAGGTGCTTATCTTTCATTCGCCTGCCTGATCTGTGTGCTGGCCTACAATCGCCTGATTATTTTCACCATCACACTCGCGCTACTGTTGGCAGTAAGCACGTTATCGCTAGTACTGGATATGTTGGACCATCAGGCACCCATCTGGGTAATCGACAGTTTGATTTCACTCAACCCTCAAATACGTTTCAGCGCGATAGATAGCGGCCTTCTGACACTGCACGACACGTTGTACTTCATAAGCATGATCATTGCGTTCCTCACCGCGACCACCCTTACTTTAAATTTCAGGAAAAGCTGA
- the oprI gene encoding outer membrane lipoprotei OprI, producing the protein MNNVLKFSALALAAVLATGCSSVSKETEARLTATEDAAARSQARADEAYRKADEALAAAQKAQQTADEANERALRMLEKASRK; encoded by the coding sequence ATGAACAACGTTCTGAAATTCTCTGCTCTGGCTCTGGCCGCAGTTCTGGCTACCGGTTGCAGCAGCGTCTCCAAAGAAACCGAAGCTCGTCTGACTGCAACTGAAGACGCAGCAGCTCGCTCCCAGGCTCGTGCAGACGAAGCCTACCGTAAAGCTGATGAAGCTCTGGCTGCTGCTCAAAAAGCACAACAGACTGCTGACGAAGCTAACGAGCGCGCTCTGCGCATGCTTGAAAAAGCTAGCCGCAAGTAA
- a CDS encoding ABC transporter permease has translation MARLPLLRLFSLALRQLLRDARAGELRVLFFALLVAVAASTAIGYFGARLNGAMLLRATEFLGADLVLEGSSPARPEQVTSGTQLGLAHARVVEFSSVIATDNGIQLSSIKAVNEQYPLRGQLKSAAEPFAEETSGGGPKSGEAWVEARLLTALDLKVGDSIDVGMKTLRLARVLTYEPDRAGNFYSLTPRVMINLADLEATGVVQPGSRVSYRELWRAPPASTALQTYRDQITPGLAANQRLQDARDGNQQIGGALGKAERYLNMASLVAVLLSGVAVALSANRFASRRFDASALLRCLGLSRRETMLLFSLQLTVLGLLASLAGAALGWLAQLGLFYLLHDLLPADVPPGGLLPAVAGIGTGLVALAGFALPPLAALGRVPPLRVLRRDLLPIPSSTWMVYGAALFALGLIMWRLSLDLVLTFALLGGGVIAALILGGLLLLLLQSLRRLLARAALPWRLGLGQLLRHPLAAAGQSLAFGLILLSMGLIALLRGELLDTWQNQLPKDAPNYFALNILPADKDAFGARLLELQAQAAPLYPVVPGRLISINGEPVQEIVSKDSSGDRAIQRDLSLTWAANLPPGNTLTSGTWWSDQPGDAIPGVSVEAKVADSLKLKLNDHLIFTVGGENREARVTSLREINWDNFQPNFFMIFQPGTLKDLPATYLTSFYLAAGHDQQIVDLSRAFPAVTILQVEALLAQLRSILAQVTLAVEYVLLFVLAAGMAVLFSGLQATLDERIRQGALLRALGAERRLLVKARRIEFGLLGAVSGLLAALGTELVTLVLYRYAFDLVWHPHPWLLVLPVIGAVLIGGAGVFGTRRALNASPLAVLREG, from the coding sequence ATGGCACGTCTGCCGCTGTTGCGCCTGTTCAGCCTTGCCCTACGCCAGTTATTGCGCGATGCCCGCGCCGGTGAATTGCGCGTGTTGTTCTTCGCCCTGCTGGTGGCGGTGGCCGCCAGCACTGCCATCGGTTATTTCGGGGCGCGGCTCAACGGCGCGATGCTGCTGCGCGCCACCGAGTTCCTCGGCGCCGACCTCGTGCTGGAGGGCAGTTCTCCTGCCCGTCCCGAGCAGGTAACCAGCGGCACGCAACTGGGCCTGGCGCACGCCAGGGTGGTGGAGTTCTCCAGCGTCATCGCCACCGACAACGGCATTCAGCTATCGAGTATCAAGGCAGTCAACGAGCAATACCCGCTTCGCGGCCAACTGAAAAGCGCGGCCGAGCCATTTGCCGAAGAAACCTCGGGCGGCGGGCCGAAATCCGGCGAGGCCTGGGTCGAGGCACGCCTGCTAACGGCACTGGACCTGAAAGTCGGCGACAGCATCGACGTGGGCATGAAAACCCTGCGCCTGGCCCGCGTCCTCACCTATGAGCCAGATCGGGCGGGCAACTTCTATAGCCTAACCCCTCGGGTGATGATCAACCTGGCTGACCTTGAGGCCACCGGTGTAGTCCAGCCGGGCAGCCGGGTCAGCTACCGCGAGCTGTGGCGCGCGCCGCCAGCCAGTACCGCCCTGCAGACCTACCGCGACCAGATAACGCCGGGGCTGGCCGCCAACCAGCGCCTGCAGGACGCACGGGACGGCAACCAACAGATCGGGGGTGCCTTGGGCAAGGCCGAGCGCTACCTGAACATGGCCAGTCTGGTTGCCGTGCTGCTGTCCGGGGTGGCCGTGGCGCTGTCGGCGAACCGCTTTGCCAGCCGCCGCTTCGACGCCAGCGCACTGTTGCGCTGCCTGGGCCTGTCGCGCCGGGAAACCATGCTGTTGTTCAGCCTGCAACTGACTGTCCTGGGCTTGTTGGCCAGCCTTGCTGGTGCGGCACTGGGCTGGCTTGCACAGTTGGGGCTGTTTTACCTGTTGCACGATCTGCTGCCGGCAGACGTGCCGCCTGGTGGACTGCTGCCCGCTGTCGCTGGCATCGGTACCGGGCTGGTGGCCCTGGCCGGTTTTGCCCTGCCCCCTCTGGCGGCCCTGGGCCGAGTGCCGCCGCTGCGGGTATTGCGGCGCGACTTGCTGCCGATCCCCTCCAGTACCTGGATGGTGTATGGCGCGGCGTTGTTTGCTCTGGGCCTGATCATGTGGCGCCTGAGCCTGGACCTGGTGCTGACCTTCGCCCTACTGGGCGGTGGGGTTATCGCCGCGTTGATCCTCGGGGGCCTGCTCCTGCTGTTGTTGCAAAGCCTGCGCCGCCTGCTGGCACGCGCCGCCCTGCCCTGGCGCCTGGGTTTGGGCCAGTTGTTGCGTCACCCGTTGGCGGCGGCGGGCCAGTCTCTGGCGTTTGGCCTGATCCTGCTATCGATGGGTTTGATCGCCCTGCTGCGTGGCGAGTTACTGGACACCTGGCAGAACCAGTTGCCCAAGGATGCACCCAACTATTTCGCCCTCAATATCCTGCCGGCCGACAAGGACGCCTTCGGTGCGCGCCTGCTTGAACTGCAGGCGCAGGCAGCGCCCTTGTATCCCGTGGTGCCGGGACGCCTGATCAGTATCAACGGCGAGCCGGTCCAGGAAATTGTCAGCAAGGACTCCAGTGGCGATCGCGCGATACAACGGGACTTGAGCCTGACCTGGGCGGCCAACCTCCCCCCGGGCAACACCCTGACATCAGGCACTTGGTGGTCGGATCAGCCGGGCGATGCCATTCCAGGTGTGTCGGTAGAGGCCAAGGTCGCCGACAGCCTCAAGCTCAAACTCAACGATCACCTGATCTTCACTGTTGGCGGAGAAAACCGTGAGGCCAGGGTCACCAGCTTGCGGGAAATCAATTGGGACAACTTCCAACCCAACTTCTTCATGATCTTCCAACCGGGCACCCTCAAGGACCTGCCGGCCACATACTTGACCAGCTTTTATCTGGCCGCCGGCCATGACCAGCAGATCGTCGATCTTTCCCGAGCCTTTCCGGCAGTGACCATCCTGCAGGTCGAGGCGCTGCTTGCCCAACTGCGCAGCATCCTGGCCCAGGTCACGCTGGCCGTGGAGTACGTGCTGCTGTTTGTCCTGGCGGCTGGCATGGCGGTGCTGTTCTCCGGCCTTCAGGCCACCCTGGACGAACGCATCCGCCAGGGCGCCTTGTTGCGCGCCCTGGGTGCGGAACGCAGGTTGCTGGTCAAGGCCCGGCGCATCGAGTTCGGGCTACTGGGTGCGGTCAGCGGACTGCTGGCCGCGCTGGGTACCGAACTGGTGACCCTGGTCCTGTATCGCTATGCTTTTGACCTGGTCTGGCACCCTCACCCCTGGCTGCTGGTGCTTCCAGTGATTGGTGCAGTGTTGATCGGCGGTGCCGGGGTATTCGGTACACGCCGGGCGTTGAACGCCAGCCCGCTGGCGGTATTGCGCGAAGGTTGA
- a CDS encoding class I SAM-dependent methyltransferase — protein MNALRPLVRLAPITAGLTQRNPKILLGGKHQPTLLRYLDGWPRRTGRPSAFLIQFVEDGESLARFATDSFDLAVIQAPNAEDAGEFIRHLTRVARQGLITRR, from the coding sequence ATGAATGCACTACGACCTCTTGTACGCCTGGCCCCGATCACTGCGGGCCTCACTCAGCGCAACCCTAAAATTCTCCTTGGCGGCAAGCACCAGCCGACGCTGTTGCGCTACCTCGATGGCTGGCCCCGCCGTACTGGCCGCCCTTCGGCTTTCTTGATCCAGTTTGTCGAAGACGGCGAGTCCCTGGCGCGCTTTGCCACGGACAGCTTTGACCTGGCGGTGATCCAGGCGCCCAACGCCGAAGATGCCGGTGAGTTCATCCGGCATCTGACCCGCGTGGCACGCCAGGGCTTGATTACCCGTCGCTGA